Part of the Micromonospora tarapacensis genome is shown below.
GACCAGCACGGCACGGCCATCGTGGTGCTGGCCGCGCTGCGCAACGCCGCGACGCTGCTCGACCGCAAGCTCGGCGACCTGCGGGTGGCCGTCAGCGGTGCGGGCGCGGCCGGCGTGGCGGTGACCAGGATGCTGGTGGCCGGAGGGATCGACCCGGAACGAGTGGTGGTCTGCGACTCGCGGGGCATCATCTCCCGGCAGCGCGCCGGTCTGATCGGGACCAAGGCCGAGCTTGCCGACCTGACGAACGCCGATGGCCGCCGGGGTGACATCACCGAGGCGCTGCGCGACGCCGACGTGCTGATCGGGGTCTCCGGTGGGCAGATCCCCGAGCGGGCGGTGGCCGGGATGGCCCCGGGCGGGATCGTGTTCGCGCTGGCCAACCCCACTCCGGAGGTGCATCCGGAGACGGCCGCTCGGCACGTCGCGGTGGTCGCCACCGGCCGCAGCGACTATCCGAACCAGATCAACAACGTGCTGGCCTTCCCCGGTGTGTTCCGGGGCGCCTTCCAGGCCCGGGCCACCCGGATCACCGACGGCATGAAGGTCGCGGCGGCCGACGCGATCGCCTCCGTGGTGGCCGAGACGCTGACGCCCGAGGCGATCGTGCCCTCGCCGCTCGACCCGCGCGTCGCGCCGGCGGTGGCCGACGCAGTGGCCGAGGCAGCCCGCCGCGACGGCGTCGCCCGCGCCTGAGCGGCGAGGAAGGGTCCCTTCTGGCCGGCTGGCGCATCGGAAGGGGCCCTTCTTAACGGCCGCTCAGCTTGTTACGGTGCGGATCATGCGTGCCGCCTTCGCCACCCGTTTCGATGACGCCGACCCGCTCACCGCGCTCACCGTCGGTGAGCGGCCTGAGCCGAGCCTGCCCGACGACGGCTGGGTGACGCTGCGCGTCACCGCCAGCTCGCTCAACCACCACGACCTCTGGTCGCTGCGTGGCGTCGGGCTCCGCGCCGAGCAACTGCCGATGATCCTCGGCTGCGATGCGGCCGGGGTGGACCCGGACGGCAACGAGGTGGTCGTCTACCCGGTGGTGCCCACGCCCGGTGACCCGCGCGGGATGTCCATCCTGTCCGAGCACTTTCCCGGGACGCTGGCCGACCGGGTGGCCGTACCCCGGTCGAACCTGCTGCCGCTGCCGGCGGGCCTGGCGGCGAGCGACGCGGCCTGCCTGCCGACGGCCTGGCTGACCGCCTGGCGGATGCTCACCACCAAGGGCCGCGTCGACGAGGCCGGGGCCGTCCTGGTCCAGGGTGCCGGGGGCGGCGTGGCCACCGCGGCCGTCGCGCTGGCCGCGGCCATGGGCAAGCGGGTGTACGCGACCAGCCGCGACGCCGCCAAGCGGGCCCGGATCGCCGAACTGGGCGCGACCGCCGTCGAACCCGGCGCGCGGCTGCCCGAACGGGTCGACGTGGTGATCGAGACAGTCGGCGCGGCCACCTTCGACCACTCGCTGAAGTCGGCCGCCCCCGGCGCCCGGATCGTGGTCTCCGGCGCGACGGCCGGGCACGAACCAAAGGTCAATCTGCGCCGGGTCTTCGCCATGCAGTTGGAGATCCTGGGCACCTCGATGGGCACCCCGGACGAGTTGACCGACCTGCTCGCCTTCTGCGCCGGGCGGGGGGTCCGCCCAGTGGTCGACAGCGTGGTGCCGTTCAGCCGGGTCGCCGACGCCTTCGCCCGCCTGCACTCCGGGGACGTCTTCGGCAAGGTCGTGGTCGACCACACCGCCTGAGGCCCCGGCCCCGCCTCACAGGCGGTTGTCGAGAACGGCGAGGTCGTCGCGGGTGGCCGCGGTGGGAATGCGTTCCTTGGCCGCCGCGTCGCCGTAGAGCGTCCACCGCAGGAACTCGATGGTGGTGTCGGCGACGACCCGCAGCGGGGCACCCTCACCGTCGCGCAGCAGGGCACGGCCGTGGTCGCCGTCGGGCAGGCTCAGCATCGCCTTCGGCCAAGGCACCTTGTCGTACACGGCCTTGCCGGCGGCGTACTGCACCACCTCGTCGGCCTCGCCGTGCACGAACAGTTGCGGTGCCGTGGCGCCGGCGAACGCGGTGCCCACACCGAGGGCGGTCCCGGCGAAGACGATCCCGGCGCCCAGCCGCTCGTCCCGCCCGGCGGTGAACAGCCCGATGGTGGTCACCCCGCCCGCCGAGTGCCCGGCCGCGGCCACCCGTTCGGTGGCCAGCCGGCCCCGCAGCGGATCGCCGTCGCGGCCGTCGAGAGCGAGCACCCGGGTCAGCGCGTACGACACGTCGGCGGGCTGGTTGAGCACGTCGAGGACGTTGGGGTCGCCCTCGCCCCGGGAGGTGTGCGGGAACGTCGGCGCGGCCACCACGAAACCGGCCGCCGCCCAGCGGGTCAACAGGGCCGCGTAGTCGGCGGGCCGGCCGCCCAGGCCGTGACTGAACATGACCACCGGGAACTTCCCGTCCGCGCCCTCGGCCGAGGCCGCCGGTTCGACACCGGCCCGACCGGCCGCCGGATACCAGATGGTCACCGGCAGCGGCCGGTCGCCGTCGCGGTTCAGCTTGAGCTGCCGTACGCCGACCGCGAAGGCGTCCTCCGGCGCGCTGCCGGCCGGAATCGCCGGTGCCGGCGCGGATGCCGCCGGTGCGGCGGTGGTGGCCTGCGGGGCGGGCTGGTCGACCCGCTCGGCGGGCCCGCGGTCGGTGGAGCAGCCAACCAGCACGCTGGCGAACAGCGTGCTGGCGAGCAGGAGTGAGGCGGCGCGACGCGACATGGCTCGATTCTGCCTCGCCCCCGCCCCGCCGGGCCCCGCCCCTCACCCGCCGGTGGTGCGAGGTGAGCCGGGCGCTGTCGTCCGTGCCGTCCGGCACGGCGCGTCCGGGCGTACGGGGCGGTCCGGCTGGACCGGTTTCGCTAAGGTTCCGGGCATGGCTGAGAACTACACCGACCCGAGCGGCAACACCGAGGCGTTCCGCGCCTTCGCCAACCCGGATGCCCCGGCGGAGACGGCGTCGCGTACCAACCTGATCGTCGGGGCGGCCGTGGTCGCGGCGGTGCTGATCGCACTCGCCACCTGGCTCGCCTTCGGCTGACCCGGGTGCCGGCGCGGCGTCAGTTGCCGCCGGAGACCACCGCCCGGGCCGCCCGCGCGATCTCCCGCTCCTCGTCGGTGCCGACCACGCAGACCGCGACCTCCGCACCGTCGGGTGAGATGAACCGGTCGCCGCTGCCGGCGTTGCGGCCCGGGTCGACGGCGATGCCGAGCCGGTCCAGTCCGGCCAGGGCCGCCGCACGCACCGGGGCGGCGTGCTCGCCGACGCCGGCGGTGAACGTGACCGCGTCCACCCGGCCGAGCAGGGCGTAGTACGCCCCCAGATAACCCGTGATCCGGCGGCAGTAGACGTCGAAGGCCAGCGCCGCCGACTCGTCCCCGGCCGCCCGCCGGGCGAGCACCTCACGCATGTCGTTGACGCCGGCCAGCCCCAGCAGACCGCTGTGGTGGTTGAGCAGGTCGTCGATCTCGTCCACCCCCAACCCACCCTCGCGACGCAGGTGGAACACGATGGTCGGGTCGAGGTCGCCGCTGCGGGTGCCCATCACCAGGCCCTCCAGGGGGGACATTCCCATCGAGGTGGCGACGCTGCGCCCACCGGCGACCGCGCAGGCGCTGGCCCCGTTGCCCAGGTGCAGGCTGATCGTGTTGACCTCGGCGTACGGGCGACCCAGCAGCTCGGCCGTCCGCCGGGAGACGTACGCGTGCGAGGTGCCGTGGAATCCGTACCGCCGGATGCCGTACCGCTGCGCGACCTCCAGGTCGATCGCGTACGTGGCGGCCGAGTCGGGCAGCGTGTGGTGGAACGCGGTGTCGAAGACGGCCACCTGCGGCACCTCCGG
Proteins encoded:
- a CDS encoding NAD(P)-dependent malic enzyme; translated protein: MSSSTVDPADPVFQLHRGGKMAVVSTVPLASRDDLSLAYTPGVARVCEAIAADPTLAHDYTWASRTVAVVTDGSAVLGLGNIGPRAALPVMEGKAVLFKQFGGLDAVPVCLDTQDVDEIVAVVKALAPSFGGINLEDISAPRCFEVERRLDQALDIPVFHDDQHGTAIVVLAALRNAATLLDRKLGDLRVAVSGAGAAGVAVTRMLVAGGIDPERVVVCDSRGIISRQRAGLIGTKAELADLTNADGRRGDITEALRDADVLIGVSGGQIPERAVAGMAPGGIVFALANPTPEVHPETAARHVAVVATGRSDYPNQINNVLAFPGVFRGAFQARATRITDGMKVAAADAIASVVAETLTPEAIVPSPLDPRVAPAVADAVAEAARRDGVARA
- a CDS encoding zinc-binding dehydrogenase; the protein is MRIMRAAFATRFDDADPLTALTVGERPEPSLPDDGWVTLRVTASSLNHHDLWSLRGVGLRAEQLPMILGCDAAGVDPDGNEVVVYPVVPTPGDPRGMSILSEHFPGTLADRVAVPRSNLLPLPAGLAASDAACLPTAWLTAWRMLTTKGRVDEAGAVLVQGAGGGVATAAVALAAAMGKRVYATSRDAAKRARIAELGATAVEPGARLPERVDVVIETVGAATFDHSLKSAAPGARIVVSGATAGHEPKVNLRRVFAMQLEILGTSMGTPDELTDLLAFCAGRGVRPVVDSVVPFSRVADAFARLHSGDVFGKVVVDHTA
- a CDS encoding alpha/beta hydrolase family protein, which encodes MSRRAASLLLASTLFASVLVGCSTDRGPAERVDQPAPQATTAAPAASAPAPAIPAGSAPEDAFAVGVRQLKLNRDGDRPLPVTIWYPAAGRAGVEPAASAEGADGKFPVVMFSHGLGGRPADYAALLTRWAAAGFVVAAPTFPHTSRGEGDPNVLDVLNQPADVSYALTRVLALDGRDGDPLRGRLATERVAAAGHSAGGVTTIGLFTAGRDERLGAGIVFAGTALGVGTAFAGATAPQLFVHGEADEVVQYAAGKAVYDKVPWPKAMLSLPDGDHGRALLRDGEGAPLRVVADTTIEFLRWTLYGDAAAKERIPTAATRDDLAVLDNRL
- a CDS encoding acetate/propionate family kinase, encoding MSKVLVLNCGSSSVKYRLYDGDSVLDKGVVERIGEPGGGPSDHGGAIRQILAGLDLTGLAAVGHRVVHGGRRFTAPTLVDDAVLAAVTELVPLAPLHNPANLAGIAVAREALPEVPQVAVFDTAFHHTLPDSAATYAIDLEVAQRYGIRRYGFHGTSHAYVSRRTAELLGRPYAEVNTISLHLGNGASACAVAGGRSVATSMGMSPLEGLVMGTRSGDLDPTIVFHLRREGGLGVDEIDDLLNHHSGLLGLAGVNDMREVLARRAAGDESAALAFDVYCRRITGYLGAYYALLGRVDAVTFTAGVGEHAAPVRAAALAGLDRLGIAVDPGRNAGSGDRFISPDGAEVAVCVVGTDEEREIARAARAVVSGGN